A single region of the Streptomyces sp. ITFR-16 genome encodes:
- the corA gene encoding magnesium/cobalt transporter CorA — MRAVIVDCAIYRDGRRTDGPADFSDALDEARAAGDAFLWIGLHEPTEKEFDMVSSEFGLHPLAVEDALAAHQRPKLEVYDDSLFAVIKPIVYDHEKDTVTADELMVFIGDSFVVTVRHGEGAPLAAVRRRLEAETDVLKHGPTAVLYAISDAIVDHYIDVAGELQVDLEELETQVFAPSGSGDSKNTKNTAARIYTFKRQVLEFRRATVPLTVPMARLASAGVPFVHEHAQPFFRDVQDHLTRANEQVEGLDRLLSDILSAHLAQMGVRQNDDMRKISAWAAMAAVPTMVAGIYGMNFDHMPELRWVWAYPAVVLLMAGAVVGLYRQFKRRGWL, encoded by the coding sequence ATGCGCGCCGTGATTGTGGACTGCGCCATCTACCGCGACGGACGCCGCACCGACGGCCCCGCCGATTTCTCCGATGCCCTGGACGAGGCGCGGGCCGCCGGTGACGCCTTCCTCTGGATCGGCCTGCACGAGCCGACCGAGAAGGAGTTCGACATGGTCAGCAGCGAGTTCGGGCTGCATCCGCTGGCCGTGGAGGACGCGCTGGCCGCGCACCAGCGGCCGAAGCTGGAGGTCTACGACGACTCCCTGTTCGCGGTGATCAAACCGATCGTGTACGACCACGAGAAGGACACGGTCACCGCGGACGAGCTGATGGTGTTCATCGGCGACTCGTTCGTGGTGACGGTCCGGCACGGCGAGGGGGCGCCGCTGGCGGCGGTGCGCCGCAGGCTGGAGGCCGAGACCGATGTGCTCAAGCACGGGCCCACCGCCGTCCTGTACGCGATCAGCGACGCGATCGTGGACCACTACATAGATGTCGCGGGCGAGCTCCAGGTCGACCTGGAGGAGCTGGAGACGCAGGTGTTCGCGCCGAGCGGCAGCGGCGACTCCAAGAACACCAAGAACACCGCCGCCCGCATCTACACCTTCAAGCGGCAGGTGCTGGAGTTCCGCCGGGCGACGGTCCCGCTGACCGTGCCGATGGCCCGGCTGGCGAGCGCGGGCGTGCCGTTCGTCCATGAGCACGCGCAGCCGTTCTTCCGGGACGTACAGGACCATCTGACCCGTGCCAACGAGCAGGTGGAGGGGCTGGACCGGCTGCTCTCGGACATCCTGTCCGCGCATCTCGCGCAGATGGGGGTGCGGCAGAACGACGACATGCGCAAGATCTCCGCGTGGGCGGCGATGGCGGCGGTGCCGACCATGGTCGCGGGGATCTACGGGATGAACTTCGACCACATGCCGGAGCTGCGCTGGGTCTGGGCCTATCCGGCGGTCGTGCTGCTGATGGCGGGCGCGGTCGTCGGCCTGTACCGCCAGTTCAAGCGGCGCGGCTGGCTCTGA